ATATTCGATAAGATGTTTAGGTAGAAGCATTAGATAAATAGATAAACTTATGTTCTTTTCTCGGGAACAAGAGCCCCAACGAGTTTTCATAAGTTTAATAGATACACATCTGTAAGTAAAGTTATAAAGCATAGCCAATCGGTATATTTCTTTAGGAAGATATTCGTTGGCTTGCTTAATTAAACTATTAAGGTCGTATTGAGGTTTGTTTTTTAATTTTTCTTCTACATTTACCTTTAAAGCTTTAGCTTGTTGTATTAAAGCGTCTCTATTTTCGTTAAAGAAGTTTTTAGCAATAGTGTAATTACCACCATACGGAATAGTAACTATAGTAATATTGGGGCTTTTAACTTTCAGTATATAATTATTAGCTTTAGTATTTAACCTAAAAACTACCTCTCCTAACTCGGCA
The sequence above is drawn from the Dysgonomonadaceae bacterium PH5-43 genome and encodes:
- a CDS encoding putative metal-dependent hydrolase (product_source=COG1451; cog=COG1451; pfam=PF01863; superfamily=55486), giving the protein MLRVVDIVKDAELGEVVFRLNTKANNYILKVKSPNITIVTIPYGGNYTIAKNFFNENRDALIQQAKALKVNVEEKLKNKPQYDLNSLIKQANEYLPKEIYRLAMLYNFTYRCVSIKLMKTRWGSCSREKNISLSIYLMLLPKHLIEYVILHELCHTIEMNHSTAFWNLLNKYTNGNAKALRAEIKSLNIIL